From the genome of Acropora palmata chromosome 8, jaAcrPala1.3, whole genome shotgun sequence:
ccctcgctccctttggggtggggagatgaaaggccctgggaacgaggttggaatTTCATCTGTTATGACATAACCGCTGATTGGCTAGACAGGGCGATATAAGAAGATTCCTGATGTAATATAGaagttattcataaatggctgccaattcattattcttttgtccttctGCAAATTAGTCTACCAAGCCTctttgtcatgtgctaaattgaaaagaatccttgctctaaggtgaggcttggtaggtaggctaatttgcacagtaacagagcaaaaagaaaacagccgccatttatgaatagggtctatataTCAGACACAAATAAGAGccttcatcagatatccaaacactgagaagtggattgaaaaaacgaggcgcagccgagtgtttTTAAgcaacttcgaagtgtttggatatctagtgaaacactctttcgagtgtttgatatagcttccaaaggcattaataattgttagagaaattcaaagcaaaagttcacagAGTTTTATGACAATTAGAATCACGTATCCAAACCTCCCTCACGGtagtgatttcttttgttttcttctcatgAATTGTTAATGTATTTAAGAAGGCGAACGATGGGTCGATGGAACCAAAATTCTCAATTGCTTCCAGAATATGGAGGCTGTCTATCGGCAGCAAAAAGTTGGTAACACTGATCTCAAGGAAAAGAGTGGATCGAGCACCCTATTGTTCTCGCTCCCACAAGCTTTTGCAGTAAAGCTTTCTATATGCCTTGggtaaaataacgtttaaaaaaatgtaccTTCTTCGCTATTTAGCGGAATCATGTCTTTCGAGGGTAGCATCCAAttgattttcttctcaatgCTAACATGTACGATAGAGTCTCAAGGTGGTCCGAACAAGATGGCAGCCGCTAACTTTCTTTAGCTTCACTTTCTAAACAGtagaagctcgatccagttttttttaatcagttGCTGGAAGGGATCAAATTTCCTCATTTCTTATGCTAGAGTCTTATTTCTTATCCTGGATTTCTAGTTgttgttactgtttttttaCTGTGGATTTATcttcaatcttttcttttgtagttGACTGTGATTGAGCATGTTATAAGTACTTCTCGTACGTCTGCTGTACTTAAATGAGCTTTGCACCAAAAGATACTCCGTTGCTATTCCAGACCTCTATTTTTCACTAGCCCCTATGTCCTGTAGCTGCGTCTATTGttattagggttaggggtattgtttgtgttgtatATCTATTCTTTCGTTCTTTAATCTCAGACCGTGTCTGGAGAACTACATTGTCTCTCCTCTTCAACGCCCTAGCCTTGGCCTCCAGTCATAATCATCATACGATAATCGAACCCCATGCTGTGGGTGACTCTTGAGTGCACTTAGTATTTGCTGTGGTGCTTTTGCGATAGCATTAGTTATCAGAATTTGTGTAATTAATGTATTTGATTGTACCGAAGTCAGTTCAGTTCAGTTGTTCAACATTCAGACAAGGTGGATGTCgattttttgaagaaatatttattgtgGGTAAATAACAGCGGTTTACTAATTGCTGGTAAATCACATACACTGGCAAGTTGAGTCAGTTGTTCTACGAAATTTAAACGCATGCTACCTGTATGCCTGCTAATAGAGAATCGCACTGCAACAgttatttgctttttattaAGATATTTCTTCCTCGTTTTCAATCTCCACAATTTACAAACAACATTGCATCATTTGATGTTGGCTTTGGCTTAAGAAAGATTCCATCGAAATAACATCATATCCACCGAATAATTTTTGATTGAAATAACTCAGTCCTTCATTTGATGTTTGAAAGACAGTACATTCCCACCAAATTCGATATAGGAAAAGACCCTTACATGCAAATAGAGTTATGTTCACTCTTTTTCACCGGTTTGAAAGCCTTGCCAAGTACACGAGTGCTGCCGAAATGCTTACGGGCATGAAACTTCTCTTAACTGCGCGCTGCGCTGAGTAGTTGTTCAGGCATAGCCTCAAAGAGCgcatattatttttaattgtttgttttttctttatttgaagGTGATCTTGACCACCTGAAGAGTACAAGGACATGGCAAACTTATCAAGCAGTAAATTgttcttgtttctttgcttcttTGTTGGTGCTGTGGTTCTTTACTTCCTTGTAACAAAGGATGATTCGATGATCGTCAGTGGGAAGACAATTCTTGAATACGGGAGTTCATCAAGAGGTGCATCGAAGAGTCCATCAACGGATACTTCAAGGAAGGCTTCATCAGACATATCAACAGGCGAATCACCGTCATCAAATTTATTAACGGGCGTGTCATCGCACGCATCAGCGGACAAATCAGCGGATGTGTCATCGGAAACAGTAGGCAAACCAACGGGTGCGTCATCGGACATATCAACAGGCCTACCAGCAGATACTCAAATAACATTACTTCTGAGAATGCCCGGTAGTGTGATGAAGCACAGGGAGCGGTACTATTGTGATCTTTTTAGGACCACTGTACTTTATTGGCCACCATCATATGGGAAAACTGTTTTAGTTCTTGATGACGAATCACGGAAGGATCACGAGTTTGCAGAGATTGTTAACAAACACGCCAGAGAGAACTTTCCAGATTACAAGGTGGAAGTAAAGTACGAGGCACTACCCAAAGACCAAAGTGTGCTAGACTTTCCTTCAGCGCCGAGAGGGCCAGGGTACAATCGTCAACTTTGGAGCAGTTTCTCTCTTGATTTGTACACGAATGACCCAATCATAGCTTGGATGGACAGCGACGTGGCGTTTGTCACACCAGTAACAAAATCCTCCATTTTTAATGGTACAAAGTTAAGGGTCCTGGGATGGGACTGTACGTTTCATTTCACTTGGGTTCAAGAATGGGCTTTAACTACAGAGAGGGCGCTAGGATTACCGTATGTGGCAGACTATATGAGCTTCTTTCCAGTGTATATATATCGTGATACCTTCGTTAGCTGCAGAAAGCACATT
Proteins encoded in this window:
- the LOC141889357 gene encoding uncharacterized protein LOC141889357; translated protein: MANLSSSKLFLFLCFFVGAVVLYFLVTKDDSMIVSGKTILEYGSSSRGASKSPSTDTSRKASSDISTGESPSSNLLTGVSSHASADKSADVSSETVGKPTGASSDISTGLPADTQITLLLRMPGSVMKHRERYYCDLFRTTVLYWPPSYGKTVLVLDDESRKDHEFAEIVNKHARENFPDYKVEVKYEALPKDQSVLDFPSAPRGPGYNRQLWSSFSLDLYTNDPIIAWMDSDVAFVTPVTKSSIFNGTKLRVLGWDCTFHFTWVQEWALTTERALGLPYVADYMSFFPVYIYRDTFVSCRKHILKHLKVTNFEDAFKLFYHDRNMLSPVSVVLSYAWFFERSRYDWNMKLCTDLTEYNKKFPPDSKIRPEHLEDILSEPQTTFHVPYGEFLTANILVSYCLTQQEAGNRIDFCLRHSFSLNDNFDLLHHDLQRVRTIRPNPCANGKADYCLQVLGRHYKKVGLEVKENKRKLEWSHVETVEKLAKEIGITCKPLMY